The Humulus lupulus chromosome 3, drHumLupu1.1, whole genome shotgun sequence genome window below encodes:
- the LOC133823323 gene encoding phosphatidylinositol 4-phosphate 5-kinase 5-like, protein MSRESSSNSSSMIKAWEATVRRTQAAKKRANSIFGTSIISHADAENEDEEENDNSMSVVGEVYHADKVLPNGDYYTGQWSDNFPHGQGKYLWTDGCMYVGEWFRGKTMGRGRFSWPSGATYEGEFKSGYMDGTGTYTGPNGDTYKGQWIMNLKHGHGVKNYFTGDFYEGEWRRGLQEGQGRYQWKEGNHYAGEWKNGEIYGKGMFVWTNGNRYDGYWEEGVPKGSGTFKWPDGSFFVGNWSRDSREQNGTFYPSGSSPDANLDWDPQQVYNVDLCDCRISPSEKVSILPSQKKLAVWRSSKANDCGGGGERPRRMSVDGRVGAAVERPFDRMRMWDSGEDERCGVGGLFWGRESSCEEYSYAGLNGEDANGNRNDIPKGGLTQQLRVPKKTKRQGETICKGHKNYELMLNLQLGIRHAVGRPAPAASLDLKPSAFDPKEKLWTRFPPEGTKYTPPHQSCEFKWKDYCPLVFRTLRKLFKVDPADYMISICGNDALRELSSPGKSGSFFYLTNDDRYMIKTIKKAEVKVLIRMLSAYYNHVRAFENTLVTKFYGLHCVKLMGQPIQKKVRFIIMGNLFCTEYTIHRRFDLKGSVLGRTTDKPETEIDGTTILKDLDLNFIFRLQKSWFQNFCRQIDRDCEFLEQERIMDYSLLVGLHFRNTSAAGHLIPSGARTPGGDDSDGALHLSRADMDQLLLDPSRWASIKLCMNMPARAERTVRRNDLELQLIGEPTGEYYEVILFFGVIDILQDYDISKKLEHAYKSIQYDPTSISAVDPKQYSRRFREFILKIFAEDS, encoded by the exons ATGAGCAGAGAaagcagtagtaatagtagtagcatgATAAAGGCATGGGAGGCGACAGTGCGGAGGACACAGGCGGCGAAGAAGCGAGCCAACAGCATATTCGGCACATCAATCATATCCCACGCGGACGCCGAAAACGAAGACGAAGAGGAAAACGACAACTCGATGAGTGTCGTCGGAGAAGTGTACCACGCAGACAAAGTCCTTCCCAATGGGGACTACTACACAGGGCAATGGTCGGATAACTTTCCTCATGGACAAGGCAAGTACCTCTGGACCGATGGTTGCATGTACGTGGGAGAGTGGTTCAGGGGGAAAACTATGGGCCGAGGACGGTTCAGTTGGCCGTCTGGGGCCACCTACGAAGGCGAGTTCAAAAGCGGGTACATGGATGGGACGGGTACTTATACTGGCCCCAATGGAGACACTTATAAGGGACAATGGATCATGAACTTGAAACATGGTCATGGTGTCAAGAACTATTTTACTGGAGATTTTTATGAAGGCGAATGGCGTCGAGGCTTGCAA GAAGGTCAAGGGAGGTACCAATGGAAAGAAGGGAATCATTACGCGGGGGAATGGAAAAACGGTGAGATATACGGGAAAGGGATGTTCGTGTGGACGAACGGGAACAGGTACGACGGTTACTGGGAGGAAGGAGTCCCAAAAGGGAGCGGTACCTTCAAATGGCCCGACGGTAGCTTCTTCGTCGGCAACTGGAGCCGTGACTCCAGAGAGCAGAACGGCACTTTCTACCCTTCTGGCTCTTCTCCGGACGCCAACCTCGACTGGGACCCTCAACAAGTCTATAACGTCGACCTCTGTGATTGCCGCATCTCTCCCAGCGAGAAGGTCTCCATCTTACCCTCCCAGAAGAAGCTCGCCGTTTGGCGCTCCTCCAAGGCCAACGACTGCGGTGGTGGAGGAGAGAGGCCGAGGAGGATGTCTGTCGATGGGAGAGTCGGTGCGGCCGTGGAGAGGCCCTTTGATAGGATGCGGATGTGGGACTCTGGTGAAGATGAGAGGTGTGGGGTTGGGGGGCTGTTTTGGGGGAGGGAGAGTAGCTGTGAGGAGTATAGTTATGCGGGCTTGAATGGTGAAGATGCTAATGGGAATAGGAATGATATTCCTAAAGGGGGTTTGACACAGCAATTGAGAGTGCCCAAGAAGACCAAGAGACAAGGGGAGACCATTTGTAAAGGCCATAAGAATTATGAGCTTATGCTTAATTTGCAGCTTGGAATCAG ACACGCCGTTGGAAGACCAGCTCCAGCTGCATCCCTTGATCTGAAGCCCTCTGCTTTTGACCCCAAGGAAAAATTATGGACAAGATTTCCTCCAGAAGGAACTAAATATACTCCACCACACCAGTCCTGTGAATTTAAATGGAAGGATTACTGTCCATTAGTCTTCAG GACATTAAGGAAGCTGTTTAAAGTGGACCCAGCTGATTACATGATATCTATTTGTGGTAATGATGCACTTCGGGAGCTTTCATCTCCTGGAAAAAGTGGTAGTTTTTTTTACTTGACCAATGATGACCGTTACATGATAAAGACTATtaaaaaagcagaagtaaaa GTGCTCATAAGAATGCTTTCAGCCTATTATAACCATGTTCGCGCTTTTGAGAATACTCTGGTGACCAAATTTTATGGTCTACACTGTGTAAAGTTAATGGGGCAACCTATACAGAAGAAG GTACGTTTCATCATTATGGGGAATCTTTTTTGTACGGAATATACGATTCACAGGCGTTTTGACTTGAAGGGATCTGTCCTGGGCCGAACAACAGATAAGCCTGAGACAGAGATTGATGGAACCACAATCCTTAAAGACCTCGATCTTAACTTTATATTCCGACTTCAGAAGTCATGGTTTCAGAACTTTTGCAG GCAAATTGATAGAGACTGCGAATTCCTTGAACAGGAGAGGATTATGGATTATAGCCTTTTGGTTGGCCTCCATTTCAGAAATACATCAGCTGCTGGCCATCTTATTCCTTCTGGAGCTCGAACTCCCGGTG GTGATGATAGTGATGGGGCTCTCCATCTTTCAAGGGCAGACATGGATCAGCTTCTTTTAGATCCATCCAG GTGGGCTAGTATAAAGTTGTGTATGAACATGCCAGCAAGAGCTGAACGGACAGTGAGAAGAAATGACTTGGAACTTCAGCTTATAGGAGAACCCACAGGAGAATATTATGAAGTTATACTGTTCTTTGGTGTCATAGACATACTTCAGGACTATGACATTAGCAAAAAGCTTGAGCATGCCTACAAGTCCATTCAATATGATCCAACGTCTATTTCAGCTGTTGATCCAAAACAGTACTCAAGGCGCTTTCGCGAGTTCATACTCAAAATTTTTGCTGAAGACAGTTGA